The following coding sequences are from one Candidatus Fermentibacter sp. window:
- a CDS encoding DUF202 domain-containing protein, with protein sequence MTDPAGSCRTRDEHAWRRTALANERTLLAYVRTALAMAAGGATLMRFFGGLSWTLVGVAACAAGMLVGLTGAVRYRRVRRELAEDPARPTGD encoded by the coding sequence GTGACCGACCCCGCCGGCAGCTGCAGGACAAGGGACGAGCACGCATGGCGCCGCACGGCGCTCGCCAACGAGAGGACCCTTCTCGCCTACGTCAGGACGGCTCTGGCGATGGCCGCCGGAGGGGCCACGCTGATGAGGTTCTTCGGCGGCCTGTCCTGGACGCTGGTCGGCGTGGCGGCCTGTGCGGCCGGCATGCTCGTCGGACTCACGGGCGCGGTCAGGTACCGGCGGGTGAGGCGCGAGCTGGCGGAGGACCCCGCGAGACCCACGGGCGACTGA
- a CDS encoding THUMP domain-containing protein: MMQWTFEKSGRFYAQCADGLEDLARAELEGLGAEKAVPGFRGVMFSAGIPSLYRINYCTRLCSRILAPLLTFDCHSTKYLYKTASEMDWGAVFDVERTFAISSNVSESAVRHSQYAALCLKDAIADHFRRCTGRRPDVERIAPDVWIDLHIHRNRATISLDTSGGSLHRRGYRTGRVKAPIQETVAAAMLEMAEWNGATPLRDPMCGSGTILAEALMRCTRTPAGYLRERFGFENMPGFDAASWAGVRRSCDALMQKPADGMVAGGDADPLAVSAARTNLSALPWGQTVRVESRRFEDHEGCPGMTIVTNPPYGLRLGERGEAEATMKSFGDFLKRKCDGASAFVYFGDRGLIGSIGLRPRWRRPLKNGQLDGRLALFEIRGFGN; this comes from the coding sequence ATGATGCAGTGGACATTCGAGAAGAGCGGCAGGTTCTACGCGCAGTGCGCGGACGGGCTGGAGGACCTTGCACGCGCCGAACTGGAGGGTCTCGGTGCGGAGAAGGCCGTCCCGGGCTTCAGGGGAGTCATGTTCTCGGCCGGCATCCCCTCGCTCTACAGGATCAACTACTGCACGAGGCTGTGCTCGAGGATACTCGCCCCCCTCCTGACATTCGACTGCCACAGCACGAAATACCTCTACAAGACCGCGTCCGAGATGGACTGGGGAGCCGTGTTCGACGTGGAGAGGACCTTCGCGATCAGTTCGAACGTCTCCGAGAGTGCGGTCAGACATTCGCAGTACGCCGCACTCTGCCTGAAGGACGCCATTGCGGATCATTTCCGGCGATGCACGGGCAGGCGGCCGGACGTGGAGAGGATCGCGCCCGACGTGTGGATCGACCTTCACATCCACAGGAACAGGGCGACTATCAGCCTGGACACCTCCGGCGGATCACTCCACAGGAGGGGCTACAGGACCGGCAGGGTGAAGGCCCCGATCCAGGAGACCGTGGCGGCGGCCATGCTCGAGATGGCGGAATGGAACGGCGCCACCCCCCTGAGGGACCCGATGTGCGGCTCGGGCACCATCCTGGCCGAGGCCCTCATGAGGTGCACGAGGACACCGGCCGGATATCTGAGGGAGAGGTTCGGGTTCGAGAACATGCCCGGCTTCGACGCCGCCTCGTGGGCCGGGGTCAGACGTTCGTGCGATGCGCTGATGCAGAAGCCCGCCGACGGCATGGTGGCCGGAGGGGATGCCGATCCCCTGGCCGTTTCCGCCGCACGGACCAACCTCTCCGCCCTGCCATGGGGACAGACCGTCCGGGTCGAGTCACGGCGGTTCGAAGACCACGAGGGCTGTCCCGGCATGACCATCGTGACGAATCCGCCCTACGGGCTGAGGCTCGGGGAGAGGGGGGAGGCGGAGGCCACCATGAAATCCTTCGGCGACTTCCTCAAGAGGAAATGCGACGGCGCCAGCGCCTTCGTATATTTCGGCGACAGGGGGCTCATCGGGAGCATCGGGCTCAGGCCGCGATGGCGCAGGCCCCTCAAGAACGGCCAGCTCGACGGAAGGCTGGCCCTGTTCGAGATCCGCGGGTTCGGGAACTAA